In the genome of Pelodiscus sinensis isolate JC-2024 chromosome 3, ASM4963464v1, whole genome shotgun sequence, one region contains:
- the MTRES1 gene encoding mitochondrial transcription rescue factor 1: protein MTGFRLPVTAFKKLNVCLGAWEKFPSYKLCLSWRRCVYSSHQSNIINYRKHFGIFPVKYDVFLRPHSQCISVLCVRLKSDKRSRKKKQTLQEEEEEEEEDEEDEERSNSEDDEFENDPSIVKDYKDLDKVVQSFRYDVIMKAGLDIARNKVEDAFYNGELRLNGEKLWKKSRTVKVGDTLDLIVGEDKETETAVVMRVVFKKASEKTESEKYKVVLRRWKNLKVPKQDVFK from the exons ATGACTGGTTTCAGATTGCCTGTCACTGCCTTTAAAAAACTAAATGTTTGTCTTGGAGCCTGGGAGAAATTCCCCTCTTATAAACTGTGCTTGTCCTGGAGGAGATGTGTATACTCTAGCCACCAATCCAATATAATAAACTACAGAAAACACTTCGGCATTTTTCCTGTGAAATATGATGTATTTTTAAGACCACATTCACAATGTATTTCAGTGCTTTGTGTACGACTTAAAAGTGACAAAAGGtctagaaagaaaaaacaaacccttcaagaagaagaagaggaggaggaggaggatgaagaagaTGAAGAGAGAAGTAATTCGGAGGATGATGAATTTGAAAATGATCCCAGTATAGTGAAAGATTACAAGGATCTTGACAAAGTAGTCCAGTCTTTTCGTTATGATGTAATAATGAAAGCTGGTCTTGATATTGCGAGAAA CAAAGTGGAAGATGCATTCTATAATGGTGAACTCAGGCTGAATGGAGAAAAActgtggaagaaaagcagaact GTGAAAGTTGGTGACACACTGGATCTCATAGTAGGGGAGGATAAAGAAACAGAAACTGCTGTAGTTATGCGAGTTGTCTTTAAAAAAGCCTCAGAAAAGACTGAAAGTGAAAAGTATAAAGTGGTCTTGCGgcgctggaaaaacttaaaagtgCCCAAGCAGGATGTATTTAAGTGA